One genomic region from Candidatus Tisiphia endosymbiont of Dioctria linearis encodes:
- the lgt gene encoding prolipoprotein diacylglyceryl transferase has translation MLFPNINPVIFSIGSFTVYWYSMAYVLGIIAGWFYAYKIIKKFEVGVTTVHLENFVTWAILGIVIGGRLGYVFLYNPIQYFSDPILILKTYEGGMSFHGGVIGLIISSYFFCYKHKVNSLLMCDILATVGSIGLFLGRIANFINGELYGRVTTMPWGMIFPNSDLQLRHPSQLYEAFFEGIVLFIILAYATFKYKTINIHGLNFAIFLIFYSVFRIIIEMFREPDFHIGFIFNNLTMGQILSLPMLILGIYLIIRIKCQSTPK, from the coding sequence ATGCTCTTTCCAAATATCAATCCTGTTATTTTTTCTATCGGATCATTTACTGTTTATTGGTACTCTATGGCTTACGTTTTGGGTATAATAGCTGGGTGGTTCTATGCTTATAAAATTATAAAAAAATTCGAAGTTGGTGTTACTACAGTACACTTAGAAAATTTTGTTACTTGGGCTATTCTTGGTATCGTAATAGGTGGAAGATTAGGCTATGTGTTCCTATATAATCCGATTCAATATTTTTCTGATCCTATTCTCATTTTAAAGACTTATGAAGGAGGTATGTCATTTCATGGTGGTGTGATTGGTTTAATCATCTCTAGTTATTTTTTCTGCTATAAGCATAAAGTTAACTCCTTGCTTATGTGTGATATATTAGCTACGGTTGGGTCTATTGGTTTATTTTTAGGTAGAATTGCCAATTTTATTAATGGGGAATTATATGGCAGAGTGACTACAATGCCTTGGGGCATGATTTTTCCAAATAGTGATCTACAACTAAGACATCCTAGCCAACTCTATGAGGCATTTTTTGAAGGAATTGTATTATTCATAATTCTAGCTTACGCCACTTTTAAATACAAAACTATAAATATCCATGGGTTAAATTTTGCTATATTTTTAATATTCTATTCGGTATTTCGAATTATTATAGAAATGTTTCGTGAGCCAGACTTTCACATAGGTTTTATTTTTAATAATTTAACTATGGGGCAAATTTTGTCATTACCTATGCTAATACTAGGAATTTATTTAATAATACGAATTAAATGCCAGTCGACTCCAAAATAA
- a CDS encoding class I SAM-dependent methyltransferase: protein MPVDSKIRKLIEQNGSIKLDEMMLQVTSVAPSSYYQKQDKLGCLGDFTTAPEISQLFGEMIALWTIDQWYKMGCPQKTNLVELGPGQGVLMRDLLNVAKLVPEFYRSLSIELIDINPHFIKKQKTNLKLTALPIKHYTSIQYISKIPSIIIANEFFDAMPIKQYIKSKKLWYELTLIIDPADGKIKFDKIEVSKELQRYLLQEHSNAHDGAVIEESPKSLEIVKFISKHIMQFGGASLIIDYGYDIDPIKRTRNQYNPTLQAIKNHKYYPLLETLGEADLSAHVDFYALKTVRKNIGINVYGSITQRDFLISNGILLRSQLLQSKLPIIEANIIAKQVDRLIAPNKMGLLFKVLIFVQK, encoded by the coding sequence ATGCCAGTCGACTCCAAAATAAGAAAACTTATTGAGCAAAATGGTAGTATTAAGCTTGATGAAATGATGCTCCAAGTAACATCTGTAGCCCCTTCTTCCTATTACCAAAAACAAGATAAGCTAGGTTGCTTAGGAGATTTTACAACAGCTCCAGAAATTTCTCAGCTTTTTGGTGAAATGATAGCTTTATGGACTATTGACCAATGGTATAAAATGGGTTGCCCACAGAAAACTAATTTAGTTGAATTGGGTCCTGGGCAGGGAGTGTTAATGCGAGATTTGCTAAATGTTGCTAAATTAGTTCCAGAATTTTACCGCTCTCTCTCTATAGAATTAATTGATATTAATCCTCATTTTATCAAAAAACAAAAAACAAACCTAAAGTTAACAGCTCTACCTATCAAACACTATACATCCATACAATATATATCTAAAATTCCTTCTATTATAATAGCTAATGAATTTTTTGATGCTATGCCAATTAAGCAATATATTAAAAGCAAAAAGCTTTGGTACGAGCTAACACTTATTATTGACCCAGCTGATGGTAAGATTAAATTCGATAAGATAGAGGTTAGTAAGGAGTTACAGCGTTATTTACTGCAAGAACACTCAAACGCACATGATGGAGCAGTAATAGAAGAATCACCTAAATCGTTAGAAATCGTAAAATTTATCAGCAAGCATATAATGCAATTCGGTGGGGCTAGCTTAATTATCGATTACGGTTATGATATAGATCCAATAAAGAGGACGCGTAACCAATATAACCCTACTTTACAAGCGATAAAAAATCATAAATATTATCCACTACTTGAAACTTTAGGAGAAGCCGATTTATCAGCACATGTTGACTTTTATGCCTTAAAAACAGTAAGAAAAAATATAGGAATAAATGTGTATGGATCAATAACTCAACGTGATTTCTTAATTAGCAATGGTATATTATTACGAAGTCAACTGTTACAAAGTAAATTACCTATTATAGAGGCAAATATCATAGCCAAGCAAGTTGATAGACTAATTGCTCCCAATAAAATGGGACTATTGTTTAAAGTATTGATCTTTGTGCAGAAGTAA
- a CDS encoding ClpXP protease specificity-enhancing factor SspB: MNNSYQQFLNECMLEFVKKILTRVRADKLQMDQILYISYRTDNPAVVLSSRIKARYPKEITIVMQYQFEDLTVGVNGFSVTVSFDGIKETINVPFDSLISFVDPNSGYSLKFKPEAIKSNQLSDAKQRETIKGSVDSSSESNSADNIIVLDKFRKPRKPV, translated from the coding sequence ATGAACAACTCATATCAACAATTTCTTAATGAATGTATGTTGGAATTTGTAAAAAAGATTCTTACAAGAGTTCGTGCGGATAAGTTGCAGATGGATCAAATCTTGTATATTTCTTATAGAACTGACAATCCTGCCGTGGTCTTATCTTCTAGGATAAAAGCACGCTATCCAAAAGAAATAACTATAGTAATGCAATATCAATTTGAAGATTTAACCGTAGGAGTCAATGGCTTCTCCGTAACAGTTAGTTTTGATGGTATCAAAGAAACGATTAATGTACCATTTGATTCTCTGATCAGTTTTGTTGATCCTAATAGTGGTTATAGCCTAAAATTTAAGCCAGAAGCAATCAAATCTAATCAATTATCGGACGCAAAACAAAGAGAAACAATCAAGGGGAGTGTTGATTCTAGCAGTGAATCTAATTCAGCAGATAATATAATAGTTTTGGATAAATTTCGGAAACCCCGTAAACCAGTATAG
- a CDS encoding HAD family hydrolase, protein MSKLKNCIYKIFSKKENKANKANKANTILVCWDFDCTVVNGHIHSLLKHKDFKPITYENCLIINGSIEEGHTLNSTYDPHQIQEIMKPLLRSDKFGLNHRDQLKDTFNYLLNKGHKVAITSHTRYPDTIKPALKKMGLTEKQIEKIDIITGVPTGGIKMGKNLHIEKAMKLNGITNYFNVVLVDDDVRNLNEAQKIGVHAILVGPDIKNNMLSLIKGIKYQQVTDIGEFNNISEAHQPNQIKDNSNILDSEIPKSIQKHLHVSMQPIQMHNYSNIELDAQLLGTQESTASLIPYII, encoded by the coding sequence ATGTCAAAATTAAAAAATTGTATATACAAAATTTTTTCCAAAAAAGAAAATAAAGCAAATAAAGCAAATAAAGCAAATACTATACTGGTATGTTGGGATTTTGATTGCACTGTAGTAAACGGGCATATTCATTCTTTATTAAAACACAAAGATTTTAAACCTATAACATATGAAAATTGCCTTATTATAAACGGTAGCATAGAAGAAGGGCATACACTAAATAGTACTTATGATCCACATCAAATTCAAGAGATAATGAAACCATTATTACGTTCTGATAAGTTTGGATTAAACCATCGCGATCAATTAAAAGATACGTTTAATTATTTATTAAACAAAGGTCATAAAGTGGCTATTACTTCTCATACCCGATATCCTGATACAATCAAACCAGCATTAAAGAAAATGGGCTTAACTGAGAAACAAATTGAAAAAATTGATATAATAACAGGCGTTCCTACAGGCGGAATAAAAATGGGAAAGAACTTACATATTGAAAAGGCAATGAAGCTTAATGGTATTACAAACTACTTCAATGTAGTATTAGTAGATGATGATGTACGTAATTTAAACGAAGCACAAAAAATAGGTGTGCATGCTATTTTAGTAGGTCCAGATATTAAAAACAATATGTTATCACTTATTAAAGGGATAAAGTATCAACAAGTTACTGATATTGGAGAATTTAATAATATATCTGAGGCACATCAACCGAATCAAATCAAAGATAACTCGAACATATTAGATTCTGAAATTCCTAAATCAATACAAAAACATCTTCACGTAAGCATGCAACCAATACAAATGCATAATTACAGTAATATTGAATTAGACGCCCAGTTATTGGGAACGCAAGAATCAACAGCATCATTGATACCATACATTATTTGA
- a CDS encoding HD domain-containing protein yields the protein MEDLKNWQTKFKPCEYSAKLLNKLILLNEKVTHPVDIREIIKAIYYAKKYHDSQMRQSGEPFYSHPIEVAYMVAEYTAQEICQLFRTDMIVTSLLHDTIEDTVLTKEMISRIFGSNVASQVEALTRIKPYGKISSKEILNLLSQQKRFDVALIKLFDRIHNLQTIGVKSPEKALKIVKETIAYFVTLCFYLEIPTAEQQLADLCYQNLPITHDPLALDYTFL from the coding sequence ATGGAAGATCTTAAAAATTGGCAGACAAAGTTTAAGCCTTGCGAATATTCTGCTAAGTTACTTAATAAATTGATTTTACTAAATGAAAAAGTGACTCATCCAGTAGATATCAGAGAAATTATCAAAGCTATCTATTACGCTAAGAAATATCATGATAGTCAAATGAGGCAATCGGGTGAACCTTTTTACTCTCATCCAATAGAAGTAGCTTACATGGTTGCCGAATACACAGCCCAAGAAATTTGCCAATTGTTTAGAACTGACATGATCGTTACTAGTTTACTGCATGACACGATCGAAGATACAGTCCTTACCAAAGAGATGATTTCTCGAATTTTTGGCAGTAACGTTGCTAGCCAAGTGGAAGCTCTAACAAGGATCAAACCTTACGGCAAGATTAGCTCCAAAGAGATTTTGAATTTATTATCTCAACAAAAGAGATTTGACGTGGCATTGATTAAATTATTTGACCGTATTCACAACCTACAAACAATAGGGGTTAAATCACCGGAAAAGGCACTGAAGATAGTTAAGGAAACTATAGCCTATTTTGTAACTCTTTGTTTCTACTTGGAAATACCAACAGCCGAGCAACAATTAGCAGACCTCTGTTATCAAAACTTACCTATTACCCATGACCCACTTGCTCTAGACTATACATTTCTTTGA
- a CDS encoding heme lyase CcmF/NrfE family subunit, giving the protein MCGFIISDFSIQNVFLNSSTLKPLGFKIAASWASHEGSILLWLCLLQTIGVIYIALFNSRPARVYHIIVLALIQILFNSFIYFTSNPFDSLSFRPTQGLGLNPMLQDIALIIHPPILYLGSVCYVAPFTSACVMLLTSNLDSANLRAIKIFSNLGIIFLTLGIALGSWWAYRELGWGGFWFFDPVENISLLPWLSAISLHHSILVTIKSERMKNWTITLSLLTFLLVVLSTFLVRSGLITSIHSFASSAERAIYMLAIFAIIAISSLVLLLVKGQNITQPDSIGLDRHQFKHKLIVWGSIFFLTALVVLLCSTIYPIVYSLLYQESVTISERFFINNFIIFIIPTVLLAGIAQTNHIRRQQLIILACSFAITFISSYQIQYGFISACAVIFSLFLIIQNCYYVLTKSNFFRTKLKANIAMILGHLGFGLLVLTITVNSLLQSEVDFIGKVGDKVLAKGFEVTLKDIRVSSAQNYYRQIAEFWIQDQQNNITILKPENRFYIIEKQLSQESNIYSYLTYDLYAVLSKIDDDVIHAKIYYKPMMSLIWLSIILIAGGLLIGLFSRSVKSLEGCLR; this is encoded by the coding sequence GTGTGTGGATTCATTATATCGGATTTTTCTATACAGAATGTTTTTCTAAATTCTAGTACATTAAAGCCGCTAGGATTTAAAATCGCGGCTAGTTGGGCGAGTCATGAGGGGTCTATCCTGTTGTGGCTGTGTTTATTGCAAACTATAGGAGTTATTTATATTGCTCTATTTAATAGCCGGCCAGCTCGAGTCTACCACATAATTGTACTAGCACTAATACAAATATTGTTCAATAGCTTCATTTATTTTACCTCCAACCCATTTGACAGCCTATCATTCCGTCCCACTCAGGGTCTCGGCTTAAACCCTATGCTTCAAGATATTGCCCTAATAATACATCCACCTATATTATATCTAGGTTCGGTCTGTTATGTCGCCCCTTTTACATCGGCTTGCGTTATGTTGCTTACCTCTAACTTAGACTCGGCTAATCTTAGAGCTATTAAAATATTTAGCAATTTAGGAATAATTTTTTTAACCTTAGGAATAGCCCTAGGATCATGGTGGGCTTATAGAGAACTCGGCTGGGGTGGCTTTTGGTTTTTTGATCCAGTAGAAAATATTTCCCTGCTACCATGGTTGTCGGCTATCTCTCTACATCACTCAATCTTGGTAACAATCAAATCTGAACGAATGAAAAATTGGACGATAACCTTATCCCTCCTCACTTTCTTACTTGTAGTTTTGAGTACGTTCTTGGTACGCTCAGGGCTAATCACCTCAATTCACTCTTTTGCCTCATCAGCTGAGCGGGCAATCTATATGCTGGCAATATTTGCTATTATTGCTATATCAAGCTTAGTTCTACTACTAGTAAAAGGGCAAAATATCACTCAACCTGATTCGATAGGATTAGACAGACACCAATTTAAGCACAAGCTTATTGTTTGGGGAAGTATATTTTTCTTAACGGCTTTAGTAGTATTACTATGTTCCACCATTTACCCCATAGTTTATTCTTTATTATATCAAGAATCTGTTACCATTAGTGAAAGATTTTTTATCAATAATTTTATAATTTTTATCATCCCAACGGTTCTACTAGCTGGTATTGCTCAGACAAATCACATAAGAAGACAACAGCTAATTATCTTAGCTTGTTCTTTTGCAATAACGTTTATTAGCTCATACCAAATTCAGTATGGCTTCATTTCAGCATGTGCTGTGATATTTTCTCTTTTTCTAATAATACAAAATTGTTACTATGTATTAACAAAGAGCAATTTTTTTAGAACCAAACTAAAAGCCAATATTGCCATGATTTTAGGACATTTAGGCTTTGGCTTACTTGTTTTAACTATTACTGTTAATTCATTATTACAAAGCGAAGTAGATTTTATAGGCAAAGTTGGAGACAAGGTACTAGCCAAGGGATTTGAAGTTACTTTAAAAGATATTAGAGTATCATCAGCCCAAAACTATTATCGGCAAATTGCTGAATTTTGGATTCAAGATCAACAAAATAACATCACTATATTAAAGCCTGAAAATAGATTTTATATAATAGAAAAACAACTATCCCAAGAAAGTAATATATATTCTTATTTAACTTATGATCTTTACGCGGTGTTAAGTAAAATTGATGATGATGTAATTCATGCAAAAATATATTACAAACCAATGATGAGTCTTATTTGGTTATCTATTATACTTATAGCCGGAGGATTGTTAATTGGACTATTTAGTCGCTCCGTCAAAAGTTTAGAAGGTTGCCTACGATAA
- a CDS encoding MliC family protein, whose amino-acid sequence MKLVQNKLVILTIFLVIIFFAFWKNYKAQENLIIPGDGKLQVKNVNYSCTDGRKINIRYLNKEANTLALIPVGEENQILIFTGRISASGALYGANQYEWHTKNKRGTFSNIQTDNTVFCDEIE is encoded by the coding sequence ATGAAACTAGTTCAAAATAAGCTGGTAATTCTTACTATTTTTTTAGTAATTATATTTTTTGCTTTCTGGAAGAATTATAAAGCACAAGAAAATTTAATTATTCCTGGGGATGGGAAACTACAAGTTAAGAATGTAAATTATAGCTGTACAGATGGAAGAAAAATAAATATAAGGTATCTGAATAAGGAAGCTAATACTTTAGCACTTATTCCAGTTGGGGAAGAAAACCAGATTTTGATTTTTACTGGTAGGATATCAGCTAGTGGAGCATTATATGGTGCAAATCAATATGAATGGCATACAAAAAATAAAAGAGGAACATTCAGTAATATACAGACTGATAACACAGTATTTTGTGATGAAATAGAATAA
- a CDS encoding GNAT family N-acetyltransferase, which yields MIQEIKNINNLNLTSELKEFPNQGVLWEIIEKNQSGKIFELSGGAILIMENCPDPFVFIAGLLTDEAIKDTISLVGNLKFPMVYCHLKYHPLFLRLGWNFHLRTELSLKNLKDTGVPKQHVDIEPIKTLDIFKKCFRYKEQSQLYGSDKNFLMHGTGYALCLGLQVVSEVYASIGGDYAEIGVITHPDYRGKGYGRQIVSHLITQCFNTKITPKWSCNVDNRSSLHTAMKLGFEITRYYTLLVPDRGNVLCSNLANWLKNNPYP from the coding sequence ATGATTCAAGAAATTAAGAATATCAACAATCTTAACTTAACATCAGAGTTAAAAGAATTTCCAAATCAAGGTGTACTTTGGGAAATTATAGAGAAAAACCAATCTGGAAAAATATTTGAGTTATCAGGTGGAGCTATATTAATTATGGAAAATTGTCCCGATCCATTTGTCTTTATTGCAGGGTTATTAACAGATGAGGCGATTAAGGATACGATCTCCCTTGTTGGTAATTTAAAGTTTCCAATGGTTTACTGCCACCTTAAATATCATCCTTTGTTTTTACGGCTTGGGTGGAATTTTCACTTACGCACTGAACTTTCACTCAAAAATCTAAAAGACACTGGAGTGCCAAAACAACATGTAGATATTGAACCAATTAAGACGCTGGATATCTTTAAAAAATGCTTTCGGTACAAAGAACAATCTCAGCTATATGGTTCAGATAAAAATTTTTTAATGCATGGTACTGGATATGCGTTATGTCTTGGTTTGCAAGTTGTGAGTGAAGTTTACGCTAGTATTGGTGGCGATTACGCTGAAATAGGTGTTATCACCCATCCTGATTATCGTGGTAAAGGATACGGTAGACAAATTGTATCTCATTTAATTACACAGTGTTTCAATACAAAAATAACTCCTAAATGGAGTTGCAACGTTGATAATAGAAGCTCATTACATACAGCTATGAAACTGGGATTTGAGATAACCCGTTATTATACATTACTTGTCCCTGATCGCGGCAACGTTCTTTGCTCTAATTTGGCAAATTGGCTGAAAAATAATCCTTACCCGTGA
- a CDS encoding class II aldolase/adducin family protein, producing MTLETKFNLASAYQILAILGFDDHTYTHLSARPKGADYYYIYPFGLRFEEVTSDNLLQISLDGTIIKGNEYSYNETGYVTHGNIYKERSDILSIFHLHTPATVAVSSMRVGLLPISQWALHFYEKLSYHEYNSLILTSNQTSKILDDLGQNYVMFLRNHGILACGRTIHEAMFYTYHLEQACKTQCLACSTNQELIIPSPETCKKSVQDLLSFEEDLGKRDWIAWLNLLKTARKNF from the coding sequence ATGACTTTAGAGACCAAATTTAATTTAGCTTCTGCCTACCAAATTCTTGCAATTTTGGGCTTCGATGATCATACATATACCCATCTATCTGCAAGACCTAAAGGGGCTGACTATTACTATATTTATCCTTTTGGTTTACGGTTTGAGGAAGTAACTAGCGATAATTTACTGCAAATTAGTTTAGATGGGACAATTATAAAGGGTAATGAATATAGTTACAATGAAACAGGCTACGTCACTCATGGTAATATTTACAAAGAAAGGTCGGATATTTTATCTATCTTTCATTTGCATACTCCAGCAACTGTTGCTGTATCATCTATGCGAGTAGGATTGTTGCCAATAAGTCAGTGGGCACTGCATTTTTATGAAAAACTATCTTATCATGAGTATAACTCTCTTATACTGACCTCCAATCAAACTAGTAAAATACTAGACGATCTTGGGCAGAATTATGTTATGTTTCTACGTAATCACGGAATATTAGCCTGTGGCAGGACAATACATGAAGCGATGTTTTATACTTATCATTTAGAGCAAGCATGTAAAACCCAATGTTTAGCATGTTCAACAAATCAGGAGTTAATTATACCGTCTCCAGAAACTTGCAAGAAATCAGTGCAAGATTTATTGTCATTTGAGGAAGATTTAGGCAAACGTGACTGGATAGCTTGGCTTAATTTGCTCAAAACGGCTAGGAAAAATTTTTAA
- a CDS encoding mechanosensitive ion channel family protein, protein MAVQYLLDLYHKGNQEILMLIIMIVSIIPLIIFIKTIIFSMLKNYINQWHPDYEKIFKKYSIYTYLLHTLLALYLIFWDNILQTFPTLSWIISIKNVAIIFYTGSFVTMLILSLIDAFADIYRSRLTISIQSYLSLYTQILKILIISVATIIIISSILNVSLSAFFTSLGAAAALLTFLFKDTVVALLASLQLILQDIIRIGDFVSISQYNVEGTVEKITITLVKIRNNDQTISTIPTSSLLTTNVVNSRGITDSMAKKIQGAICIDVNSILSVSTIAFIQELKKSPYLLKEVMDKVDLKQLDDYVTNIKIFRLYIKEYLKNHPMIYQQNFTFLVRQLTPTPNGLPIELCVFTHETRKGLFEDIQSDIFDHLMAVLPDLKLKIFQNSNNENSI, encoded by the coding sequence ATGGCAGTACAATATTTATTGGATCTTTATCATAAAGGCAATCAAGAAATTTTAATGTTAATAATTATGATAGTTTCAATCATTCCATTGATTATTTTTATTAAGACAATAATATTTTCAATGCTTAAAAACTATATTAATCAATGGCATCCTGATTATGAAAAAATATTTAAAAAATATTCTATATACACATATTTATTACATACATTACTAGCTTTATACCTTATATTTTGGGATAATATCTTACAGACATTTCCTACTTTATCTTGGATAATTAGCATCAAGAATGTTGCGATAATATTCTATACAGGTAGTTTCGTTACAATGCTAATCCTATCTCTTATCGATGCTTTTGCGGATATTTATCGAAGCAGACTGACAATTTCTATCCAATCATATTTAAGTTTATACACTCAAATATTAAAGATACTTATTATCTCGGTTGCTACCATTATCATTATTTCCAGCATTTTGAATGTTTCTCTTAGTGCATTTTTTACTAGCTTGGGAGCAGCAGCAGCGTTGTTAACCTTTCTATTTAAGGATACGGTTGTGGCTTTGCTAGCAAGCTTACAACTAATTTTGCAAGATATAATACGAATTGGTGATTTTGTTAGTATTAGCCAGTATAATGTTGAAGGTACCGTAGAAAAAATTACTATTACATTAGTTAAAATTAGGAATAATGATCAGACTATTTCAACAATACCAACATCTAGTCTTTTAACGACTAATGTAGTGAACTCACGTGGTATAACTGACTCAATGGCAAAAAAGATTCAGGGAGCAATCTGTATTGACGTAAACAGTATTTTGTCGGTTTCGACTATAGCATTTATACAAGAGTTAAAAAAATCACCATATTTGCTAAAGGAAGTAATGGATAAAGTGGATTTGAAACAGCTAGATGATTATGTAACAAATATCAAGATATTTAGGCTATATATAAAAGAATATTTGAAAAATCACCCGATGATTTATCAACAAAATTTCACCTTTCTGGTGCGTCAGTTGACTCCAACCCCTAATGGTCTGCCAATAGAGTTATGTGTCTTTACCCATGAGACGAGGAAGGGGCTATTTGAAGATATCCAATCAGATATTTTTGATCATTTGATGGCGGTGCTACCTGATCTCAAATTAAAAATATTTCAAAATAGTAATAATGAAAATTCGATATAA
- the rnhA gene encoding ribonuclease HI: MSTTSFYGTDSQNHLSLYSKQKSIPKVIIYTDGACSGNPGPGGWGALLQFNGVCKEIFGHELHTTNNRMEMTAAIEALKVLKKSCCVELYTDSKYLQLGITQWINTWIKNNWHKNNNDPIKNVDLWKKLYDELGKHSIIWNWVKGHGNNKGNQIADSLAVKGKETAIKMLKCHS, from the coding sequence ATGAGTACCACGTCGTTTTATGGAACAGATTCACAGAATCATTTGAGTTTATACTCAAAGCAGAAGAGTATACCTAAAGTTATCATATATACTGATGGAGCTTGCTCAGGTAATCCTGGACCAGGTGGCTGGGGGGCATTGTTACAATTTAATGGAGTTTGTAAGGAGATATTTGGTCATGAGCTACACACCACTAATAATCGCATGGAAATGACAGCAGCAATTGAAGCGTTAAAAGTTCTTAAAAAATCATGCTGTGTAGAACTTTATACAGATAGTAAGTATTTACAGCTTGGAATAACTCAGTGGATTAACACCTGGATAAAAAATAACTGGCATAAAAACAACAATGATCCTATCAAGAATGTTGATTTATGGAAAAAATTGTACGACGAACTAGGTAAACACTCTATTATCTGGAATTGGGTTAAAGGTCATGGTAATAATAAGGGAAATCAGATAGCCGATAGTCTGGCTGTCAAGGGAAAAGAAACTGCTATAAAAATGCTCAAATGTCATTCATAG
- a CDS encoding HlyC/CorC family transporter: protein MTIFLIIIIVLMIGCSALLSATETAITASSPGKIQKIKAEGIKRATIVLQVLKEKEKVIGTLLIGNTLFNTVCTTISTSMFIDWLGDNGTVAASAVMAFLIIVFGEIIPKAIAVAKAEQLALFTSPAIIFLLNFLRPINYIFELIVKGFCFIFRINLQQNISGTEEVRGVIEHYHQEGNVYKSDRDMLGGILDIRRMTVSEIMIHRSNVVAINIDLPKEEIVRKALLSSPHTRIPLWKDTQDNIIGVLHIRDMLRALYEKNNDVKKINIEELISQPWFIPDNALVTHQLHAFRERKNHFACVVDEYGDLQGIITLEDILEEIVGPIIDEHDYPIDTIVKKSEVEFIIDGSVTIRDVNRELNWNLPDYNANTIAGLIIHELERIPNQGESIKIFNLSITISKKVGNRLDSIKVIVLPNKESESD from the coding sequence ATGACTATTTTTTTGATAATCATTATTGTTCTAATGATAGGATGTTCCGCACTACTCTCAGCCACTGAAACGGCTATAACCGCCTCGTCTCCTGGGAAAATACAAAAAATTAAGGCAGAAGGTATTAAACGTGCCACGATTGTATTACAAGTTCTAAAGGAAAAAGAAAAAGTAATTGGCACATTACTAATTGGCAATACCTTATTTAATACTGTCTGTACTACGATTTCTACCAGTATGTTTATCGATTGGCTAGGTGATAATGGTACTGTCGCAGCTTCAGCAGTTATGGCTTTCTTGATAATTGTTTTTGGTGAAATCATACCAAAAGCTATTGCTGTAGCAAAAGCAGAACAGTTAGCGTTATTCACTTCTCCAGCCATTATATTTCTTCTAAATTTTTTGAGACCAATTAACTATATCTTTGAATTGATAGTTAAAGGGTTTTGTTTTATTTTTCGTATTAATCTGCAACAAAATATCTCAGGAACAGAAGAAGTTAGGGGAGTTATTGAGCATTATCATCAAGAAGGTAATGTTTATAAATCTGACCGTGATATGTTAGGCGGTATATTAGATATTAGGAGAATGACAGTATCTGAAATTATGATACACCGAAGTAATGTCGTAGCCATCAATATAGATTTGCCTAAAGAGGAGATAGTAAGGAAAGCATTATTGTCCAGCCCTCATACAAGAATACCATTATGGAAAGACACTCAGGACAACATAATTGGTGTACTTCACATACGAGATATGCTCCGAGCTCTTTATGAAAAAAATAATGATGTAAAAAAAATTAATATCGAGGAATTGATAAGTCAGCCTTGGTTTATACCTGATAACGCTTTGGTCACTCATCAACTTCATGCTTTTAGAGAAAGAAAAAACCATTTTGCTTGTGTTGTTGACGAATATGGTGATTTACAAGGTATTATTACTTTAGAAGACATTTTAGAAGAGATTGTTGGTCCTATTATCGATGAACATGATTATCCTATTGACACAATTGTAAAGAAATCTGAAGTGGAGTTTATTATTGACGGATCTGTAACTATAAGAGATGTAAATAGAGAACTAAATTGGAATTTACCTGATTATAATGCAAATACCATAGCCGGCTTAATTATCCATGAACTTGAGCGTATTCCTAATCAAGGAGAATCTATAAAAATATTTAATTTAAGTATTACTATTAGCAAAAAAGTAGGCAATAGGCTTGATAGCATAAAAGTTATTGTTTTACCAAATAAAGAATCTGAAAGTGATTAG